A window of Deltaproteobacteria bacterium contains these coding sequences:
- the tuf gene encoding elongation factor Tu (EF-Tu; promotes GTP-dependent binding of aminoacyl-tRNA to the A-site of ribosomes during protein biosynthesis; when the tRNA anticodon matches the mRNA codon, GTP hydrolysis results; the inactive EF-Tu-GDP leaves the ribosome and release of GDP is promoted by elongation factor Ts; many prokaryotes have two copies of the gene encoding EF-Tu) — protein QVLAKPKSITPHKKFKAEAYVLTKEEGGRHTAFFKGYRPQFYFRTTDVTGVVTLPAGVEMVMPGDNVTMEVELITPIAMEKELRFAIREGGRTVGAGVITEILE, from the coding sequence CCAGGTATTAGCGAAGCCAAAGAGTATCACGCCGCACAAGAAGTTTAAGGCCGAGGCGTATGTTTTGACGAAAGAAGAAGGTGGTCGGCACACGGCATTTTTCAAGGGATATCGGCCGCAGTTTTATTTTAGGACAACCGATGTGACGGGAGTGGTGACATTACCAGCGGGAGTAGAGATGGTGATGCCCGGTGACAATGTAACAATGGAAGTAGAATTGATCACCCCGATTGCGATGGAGAAAGAGTTACGTTTTGCTATCCGTGAAGGTGGTCGCACCGTCGGTGCTGGCGTTATTACGGAGATATTGGAGTAA
- the rplL gene encoding 50S ribosomal protein L7/L12, with amino-acid sequence MSKVTAEQIIDSVSQMTLLEVAGLVKAMEEKFGVSAAAPVAVAAAGGAAAGAAPVEEKTEFDVILAEGGDKKINVIKEIRAITTLGLKEAKDLVEGAPKTVKEGVSKDEANKIKEKLEAAGAKVQIK; translated from the coding sequence ATGAGTAAAGTAACTGCTGAACAAATCATCGACAGTGTTTCCCAAATGACGCTACTTGAAGTAGCTGGGTTGGTTAAAGCCATGGAAGAAAAATTTGGGGTTTCTGCTGCAGCCCCGGTTGCCGTTGCGGCCGCAGGTGGCGCTGCTGCAGGTGCTGCCCCGGTTGAAGAAAAGACGGAGTTTGATGTTATCCTAGCCGAAGGTGGGGATAAGAAGATCAACGTCATTAAAGAGATTCGGGCGATTACCACTTTAGGTCTCAAAGAAGCTAAAGACTTGGTAGAGGGTGCACCTAAAACAGTTAAAGAAGGTGTAAGCAAAGACGAAGCCAATAAGATTAAAGAGAAGCTCGAAGCGGCTGGCGCTAAAGTTCAAATTAAGTAG
- a CDS encoding 50S ribosomal protein L1: MGQAGKKYRAALEKVDREKRYPLEEACVLLSGLKIAKFDESVDVSINLGVDPKQSDQQVRGAAVLPHGLGKTIRVLVIAKGDKADEAKAAGALEVGDEALIEKIAGGWLEFDKLVATPDMMAKVSKLGKILGPRGLMPNPKLGTVTFEVAKAVKELQSGKVEFRVDKAGIVHASIGRLSFGAEKIQDNIKVLIDALVRLKPPTSKGIYLKSMVLSSTMGPGIRIDSQGLQA; encoded by the coding sequence ATGGGTCAAGCTGGAAAAAAATATCGAGCGGCTTTGGAAAAGGTAGATCGTGAAAAACGTTATCCTTTAGAAGAGGCTTGCGTTTTGCTCAGTGGTCTTAAAATAGCCAAGTTTGATGAATCGGTAGATGTATCGATTAATTTAGGGGTTGACCCCAAGCAATCTGATCAACAGGTGCGTGGTGCTGCGGTTTTGCCGCACGGTCTAGGTAAAACGATTCGCGTGCTAGTTATTGCCAAAGGCGACAAAGCTGACGAAGCCAAAGCGGCCGGGGCATTAGAAGTGGGCGACGAAGCCTTAATTGAAAAAATTGCCGGTGGTTGGCTTGAGTTTGATAAATTGGTAGCGACTCCCGATATGATGGCAAAAGTTAGTAAATTGGGAAAGATCTTGGGGCCTCGTGGGCTCATGCCTAACCCTAAGCTTGGTACGGTTACTTTCGAAGTTGCCAAGGCTGTCAAAGAATTACAATCGGGTAAAGTTGAGTTTAGGGTCGATAAGGCGGGGATTGTTCATGCATCAATTGGTAGATTGTCTTTTGGTGCTGAGAAGATACAAGATAATATTAAAGTTTTAATTGATGCGTTAGTTCGTTTAAAACCCCCGACTAGCAAGGGGATTTATTTAAAGAGTATGGTCCTTTCTTCAACGATGGGGCCAGGGATTAGAATTGATTCTCAAGGCCTGCAAGCTTGA
- the rplK gene encoding 50S ribosomal protein L11 has product MAKKVVTQIKLQCPAGQANPAPPVGPALGQHGVNIMEFCKQFNAATQKQAGLIIPVVITVYSDRSFSFITKTPPASILLIKAAKIEKGSGVPNKNKVGTVTKAQVEEIAKTKMPDLNAYDLNAAVKIIEGTARSMGIEVK; this is encoded by the coding sequence ATGGCTAAAAAGGTTGTTACACAAATTAAACTACAATGTCCGGCAGGGCAAGCCAATCCGGCGCCTCCAGTTGGGCCAGCTTTAGGTCAACATGGGGTTAACATTATGGAGTTTTGCAAGCAATTTAATGCTGCAACTCAAAAACAAGCCGGCCTCATTATTCCGGTGGTTATCACGGTTTATTCCGATCGTTCTTTTAGTTTTATTACCAAAACTCCTCCGGCCAGCATTTTATTAATTAAAGCAGCTAAGATTGAAAAGGGCTCTGGAGTTCCTAACAAAAATAAAGTGGGCACGGTTACTAAAGCTCAAGTAGAAGAAATCGCCAAAACAAAAATGCCCGACTTAAATGCCTATGACTTGAACGCAGCCGTTAAAATTATTGAAGGCACGGCTAGAAGCATGGGGATCGAGGTAAAGTAA
- the rplJ gene encoding 50S ribosomal protein L10, giving the protein MERAEKVQEVEALKKSFSSANLTLLAEYQGLTVANLTRLRVDLRKNNAHVKIAKNTLSKKAIAGTELDVLKPYFEGPVMVVFAKEDPILPAKALVKFSEEFEKFKIKAGILEGKLLAPRDIEGLSKLPSREELLAKMLGSLKSPAQKLVNVLSALSRQVVTVLAAIRDKKQ; this is encoded by the coding sequence TTGGAACGTGCCGAGAAAGTGCAAGAGGTTGAAGCCCTCAAGAAAAGCTTTAGTTCAGCAAATTTGACCCTATTAGCAGAATATCAAGGGCTTACGGTGGCTAACTTAACCCGATTGCGGGTTGATCTCCGTAAGAATAATGCCCACGTAAAAATTGCCAAAAATACTTTGTCCAAAAAAGCCATTGCCGGTACCGAACTCGATGTTTTGAAGCCTTATTTTGAAGGCCCTGTGATGGTGGTGTTTGCAAAAGAAGATCCAATTTTGCCTGCCAAGGCCTTGGTGAAATTTTCGGAAGAATTCGAAAAATTCAAGATTAAAGCAGGCATACTAGAGGGTAAACTTTTAGCACCCCGTGACATTGAAGGGTTGTCTAAACTGCCTTCCCGCGAAGAACTTTTGGCAAAAATGTTGGGTTCATTAAAATCACCCGCACAAAAATTGGTCAACGTGTTATCGGCCTTGTCGCGGCAAGTGGTCACGGTGTTGGCCGCAATACGAGATAAAAAACAATAG
- the rpmG gene encoding 50S ribosomal protein L33 → MRVIIQLECTVCKERNYSTTKNRTKTPDRLEKKKYCRRCRKHTPHKETK, encoded by the coding sequence ATGAGAGTCATCATTCAATTAGAGTGTACCGTTTGTAAAGAACGCAATTACTCGACAACAAAAAATAGAACAAAAACCCCTGATCGGTTGGAGAAGAAGAAGTATTGTCGCCGCTGCCGCAAACATACTCCTCATAAGGAAACGAAATAA
- the secE gene encoding preprotein translocase subunit SecE, whose protein sequence is MDNNPYKQWIDLGLLLATLILGYLLGNVLEIGWVALNLPFKEDWPIQWPEIIGYLISFLVLVIIRRNDRVTAFLNEVALETSKVVWPTPKETGLSTVVIIIMVGVAALLLYAFDFIWGSLVKAFFNF, encoded by the coding sequence ATGGATAATAACCCCTACAAACAGTGGATTGATTTAGGGTTGCTGTTAGCCACCCTAATATTAGGCTATTTATTGGGCAATGTTTTAGAGATAGGTTGGGTTGCGCTCAACCTTCCTTTTAAAGAAGATTGGCCCATTCAATGGCCTGAAATCATCGGCTATCTAATTTCGTTTTTAGTGCTTGTAATTATTCGCAGAAATGATAGGGTCACCGCCTTTTTAAACGAAGTAGCCTTAGAAACCAGCAAAGTGGTGTGGCCTACTCCTAAAGAAACAGGCCTTTCTACAGTAGTAATCATCATCATGGTAGGCGTGGCTGCGTTGCTGCTTTATGCATTTGATTTTATCTGGGGCTCTTTAGTGAAGGCCTTTTTCAACTTTTAG
- the nusG gene encoding transcription termination/antitermination protein NusG, whose translation MTLKWYVVHTYSGFEQKVKKALEEKVRSLKKEPAFGEVLVPSEAVVEMKKGVKKESTRKFFPGYIFVQMDLNDETWHLVKSVPKVTGFVGSSMHPPVVPEEEVKRITRQIDEGSLKPKPKNIFERGENVRVIDGPFSTFIGTVEEVNPEKGKLKVLVSIFGRSTPIELDFMQVEKS comes from the coding sequence ATGACGCTCAAGTGGTACGTTGTTCATACTTATTCAGGTTTTGAACAAAAAGTTAAAAAGGCTCTGGAAGAAAAGGTTAGGTCTTTGAAAAAAGAGCCCGCCTTTGGGGAAGTGTTAGTTCCATCCGAAGCCGTTGTGGAAATGAAGAAGGGTGTTAAGAAAGAGAGCACCCGCAAATTTTTTCCCGGTTATATTTTTGTGCAGATGGATTTGAATGATGAAACTTGGCATCTGGTTAAAAGCGTTCCTAAGGTAACCGGGTTTGTTGGAAGCTCCATGCATCCTCCGGTGGTTCCCGAAGAAGAAGTAAAGCGAATCACTCGGCAGATAGATGAAGGGTCGTTAAAACCAAAGCCAAAAAATATTTTTGAACGGGGTGAAAACGTTCGGGTCATTGATGGGCCTTTTTCAACGTTTATTGGTACGGTTGAAGAAGTTAACCCTGAAAAGGGCAAACTAAAAGTTCTGGTCAGTATTTTTGGTCGGTCAACTCCGATCGAATTAGATTTTATGCAGGTGGAGAAGAGTTAA